A genome region from Bombus pyrosoma isolate SC7728 linkage group LG14, ASM1482585v1, whole genome shotgun sequence includes the following:
- the LOC122575231 gene encoding uncharacterized protein LOC122575231 yields MASISRGRGRGWALNDKNSLPKPGGSLYADNMIYTNLFNLINRVNNKNIQQVIEDIAKLINENKENLKKIFNKLYSYALDNIDFGMKLQLVCDNSEIMNIYDSKDATLHKYLVNQYQEDYERRKDLKQENEAQFYNRVILFSKFLSCIKHTMKGYYRKLYYAIIDYLEMMLETTSPIDVQFFTQQLIVHGQVLSTICHNKLKDLMIIARQVLLKEDLPLRSRQFLMYAVDLENRNFRQLPKNLQKFYMSQFSENFIDKDKCIVDFLTNMNLKDGNCK; encoded by the exons ATGGCTTCAATCAGTCGTGGCCGCGGCCGTGGATGGGCTTTAAATGATAAGAACTCATTACCAAAACCAGGAGGATCGTTATATGCTGATAATATGATTTATACGAATCTTTTTAATCTTATAAACCGtgtgaataataaaaacatacaACAAGTAATTGAAGATATCGCAAAACTGATTAATGAGAATAAGGAAAACCTAAA GAAGATATTCAATAAACTTTACTCATATGCATTAGACAATATTGACTTTGGGATGAAATTGCAACTTGTATGCGATAATTctgaaattatgaatatatatgatTCCAAAGATGCAACTTTACATAAGTATTTAGTGAACCAATATCAGGAAGATTATGAAA ggAGGAAAGATTTGAAGCAAGAAAATGAAGCTCAATTTTATAACCGTGTTATCTTGTTTTCTAAATTCTTAAGTTGTATTAAACATACAATGAAGGGCTATTATCGTAAACTTTATTATGcaattatagattatttgGAAATGATGCTAGAAACAACTTCACCGATTGATGTCCAATTTTTTACACAACAA CTTATTGTACATGGACAAGTCCTCAGTACCATTTGTCACAACAAACTGAAAGATTTAATGATCATTGCAAGACAAGTCTTGCTCAAGGAAGATCTACCTCTCAGATCTcgacaatttttaatgtatgCAGTAGATTTAGAGAATAGGAATTTTCGTCAATTGCCTAAAAATCTgcagaaattttatatgtcgcaatttagtgaaaattttatagataagGATAAATGTATTGTTGATTTCCtaacaaatatgaatttaaaagatGGTAATTGCAAATGA